In Candidatus Pelagibacter sp. RS39, the following proteins share a genomic window:
- the ahcY gene encoding adenosylhomocysteinase, with translation MEDYKVKDLSQAEFGRKEISIAESEMPGLMALREEYAGKSPLKGAKIIGCLHMTIQTAVLIETLVDLGAEVRWSSCNIFSTQDHAAAAIAKAGIPVYAWKGETEEEYVWCIKQTIEGKKSWKPNMLLDDGGDLTAMMHNEYKDLLKDVKGVSEETTTGIKALNKMEKENSLLVPAINVNDSVTKSKFDNLYGCRESLVDGIRRATDVMMSGKIAIVAGFGDVGKGSAASLRQSGARVLVTEADPICALQAAMEGYEVVLMDEAISKADIVVTATGNKDIVTADHMRDMKDRAILCNIGHFDNEIQVEALKNYKWTEVKPQVHEIELPSKKRIILLAEGRLVNLGCATGHPSFVMSASFTNQVIAQIELWNNHKNYKNKVYVLPKHLDEKVATLHLKKVGAKLTKLSKDQADYISVGVEGPFKPNAYRY, from the coding sequence ATGGAAGATTATAAAGTAAAAGATCTGTCTCAAGCAGAATTTGGTCGAAAAGAGATTTCAATTGCTGAGAGTGAAATGCCAGGACTTATGGCTTTGAGAGAGGAGTATGCTGGAAAATCTCCTTTAAAGGGCGCAAAGATTATAGGCTGTTTGCATATGACAATACAAACAGCAGTTTTAATTGAAACTTTAGTGGATTTAGGTGCAGAAGTAAGATGGTCATCATGTAATATTTTTTCTACCCAAGACCATGCAGCCGCTGCAATTGCAAAAGCAGGTATTCCTGTTTATGCGTGGAAGGGAGAAACAGAAGAGGAATATGTTTGGTGCATTAAACAAACTATTGAAGGCAAGAAAAGTTGGAAACCTAATATGCTTTTAGATGATGGTGGTGACTTAACAGCAATGATGCACAATGAATATAAAGATTTATTAAAAGATGTGAAAGGAGTTTCAGAAGAAACAACTACAGGGATAAAAGCGTTAAATAAAATGGAGAAAGAAAATTCTTTATTAGTTCCAGCAATTAACGTGAATGACTCTGTTACAAAATCAAAATTTGACAATTTATATGGATGTAGAGAAAGCTTAGTTGACGGAATTAGAAGAGCAACTGATGTAATGATGTCAGGAAAAATTGCAATTGTTGCTGGTTTTGGTGATGTTGGGAAAGGAAGTGCTGCATCATTAAGACAAAGTGGGGCACGTGTATTAGTTACTGAAGCGGACCCAATATGTGCATTGCAAGCCGCAATGGAAGGTTATGAGGTTGTTTTAATGGATGAAGCAATTAGTAAAGCAGATATTGTTGTGACTGCGACTGGTAACAAAGATATTGTTACAGCTGACCACATGAGAGACATGAAGGATAGAGCAATTTTATGTAACATCGGACATTTCGATAATGAAATTCAGGTTGAAGCTTTGAAAAATTACAAGTGGACCGAAGTAAAACCTCAAGTACATGAAATTGAATTACCTAGCAAAAAAAGAATAATTTTATTAGCAGAAGGTAGATTGGTAAATTTAGGTTGTGCCACAGGGCATCCAAGTTTTGTAATGAGTGCTTCATTTACAAATCAAGTCATTGCTCAGATAGAATTGTGGAATAATCATAAAAATTACAAGAACAAAGTTTATGTTTTACCAAAACATTTAGATGAGAAAGTAGCTACACTCCATCTTAAAAAAGTTGGTGCTAAATTAACTAAACTCTCAAAAGATCAAGCAGATTATATTAGTGTAGGAGTAGAGGGACCTTTCAAGCCTAATGCCTATCGCTACTAA